The sequence GGCTCTCTTTTTTTTGTATTTATTCCCTTTTTGTAAAAGGGGTGGCGCGTTAGCGACGGGGTATTTGCCGTTGTTACTTTACCTCATAAAAATAATCAACGCCAATATCCTCAAGAAACGCCGTATCGTGCGAAATAATAATCATCGCGCCCGGATATTCTTTTAAAACTTCAGTAACGTGTTCTTTTGTTTCTAAATCTATATTATTTGTTATCTCGTCAATAAGTAAAAGTTTAGGCGTTTTAACTGCAATTTTTGCAAGACTTAAACGTGCTTTTTCCCCGCCCGATAAAACATCAACTTTTTTATTTACTTCCTCGTTTTTTCTAAACAAAAAATCATTTAAAAAATCTCTTGTTTCAACATAAGTCTTTTGCGGCGACAAATTCGCAATAGTTTCAAAAACAGTTTTTTCAGTATCCAGCCCATCGTAATATTGATCCAAATATCCAATATCATCTGCAGCAGGCGCGTCCCACGTTCCGGTTTTTACAATTTCATCAAAATTTAAAATAGCTTTAAACAAAGTTGTTTTACCGCTGCCGTTATTTCCCGTTACGGCAAGATGTTGTCCTGCGGCAACGTTTATATTTATATTATGCAAAATTATTTTATTTTCATACCCTGCGCCTGCGCCGCTTATTGAAATTATTGTTTTTGAACCCATATCTTTTGCCGTCAAAGAAAATTTAGGTTTTATAATTTCAGGAATGCGTATAGAAGACAACTGTCGGTTTAAATATTCCCTTTTATTGTTAATCGCTTCTTTATTTTTGCCGGAAGATTTTTGCGCCGACGAAGCCTTTAAATCGCCAACTGCAGGCAGCCATCTTTTTTGTTCTACAAATTTCTCGCCGCGTTGTTTACTTTTTGCAGCGCGCTGCTGTTCTTTCATAAGAGCTTTGTGGTTTTCTTTTTTTTCCTTTGAAAGCGAGTGCAATTGGTTTTCAAGATTTGCGCGGTTTTGAAATACGGTATTTTTGTAATCGTCGTATTTACCGTTAAAAATATTTATTTGTCCGTTGTCTATGTGCCAAAAAGTATCTACTGAGTTTCTCAAAAGTTCTTCATCGTGAGAAACCACAATTAAAGTGCCTTTATAAAAATTAAGCATCTTCATTAAAGATTGTCTGTTTTTCAAATCCAAATGATTTGTAGGCTCGTCCAAAAGCAGCGCGTCCGGATGCTTGGCAAACGCGGCGCTTAACGCTTTGTTGAATTTTTCCCCGCCGCTTAAACTTTCATACTCGCGCACAAGCTGCGCAACGTATCCGAAAACAATGTTTTTATTATTTACAATTTCACCTTCAGACGGAGAAATATCCCCCTTTATTATTTTCAAAAGAGAAGACTTCCCCGCGCCGTTATTTCCCATAACAGCTATGCGGCTGTTTGGCAAAATTTGCGCCGAAAAATTTTCAAAACAAATTTTCCCGCTAAAGTATAAACTTACATTATTTAAAAAAATAGGTTTTTGCACACGCTCTCCGTATTTACTAAAAAAATTATACTAAATAACCAATTTGAAATGCCAAACATAATATAGTAAAATACCTTTTGTTTAACGGAGAGATGGCCGAGCGGTTGAAGGCGCAGTCCTGGAAAGACTGTTTATCCGAAAGGGTAACTAGGGTTCGAATCCCTATCTCTCCGTATGATTTTTGAAGTTAGTATCTAATATTTTCAGAAACCAAAATTACTTCTCTTAAAACACACCTTAAGTTAAAGGATTTCAATGATTAAATTTATTGAATATCAACTCCACAAAGCCTCAATAGATATTTTATTAGATTATAAAAAAGCTCTTATTAGCAAAATTGGCGATAAGGGCGGCATATATATACTTTATAAAAATAGTAATATTTACTATGTCGGCAAAGCCACAAGACTAAAACAGCGAATAAAACAACACTTCACCGATAAACATAAAAACAAATGGAATTTCTTCTCATTATATGTAGTTGCCGATAACAAACTCATCCCTGAGCTGGAAAGAATATTTATTTCTTTAATGAAACCAAGCGGCAACTCGTTACTTTATCAAAAAGAAATCAAAAAATTCCAAACGGAGCTTCGGAAAGAAATAAGGACATTGCAAGATATACAGTTAAAACAACTTTTTTCCAATGAAGAAATAGAGAGCCGTTCTGAAAGCAAAACTTCTAAAAAATTTTCAAAAACATTAACAAAAATTTATAAAGGTAAAAAATACATTGCCACTTTACAAAATGACGGCATTGTTATTTATGATAAGAAAAAATATACATCCCTAACTGCCGCTGCAAAAAAAGTTGTAGGTCACAATCGCTCCATAAGCGGTCCCCATTTCTGGGGATTGAGATAAGCTGCTAAATAGAATAAAATAGATAATTATATGTCTAATGGATTAAAAAAACCTTTAAGAAATCAAACCATAAGAAATAATAGACCCACACTCTAAATGACCGAACAACCTGGAAATTTTTACGATACAAGCAAAGAAAACCTAATGTGGAGATTAGATGTTTAATCTCCGCATTCTTTTTTTCTTTGCAGAATATTTACACATTTAACAAAAACAAATCGCTATCAATTACTGCGGCTTCATAATGCATCATCTCATCATCTTCTTATATTTCATTCCCCAGGCTGTCATTAAATCTAATATGGGTTTTAGTGTGGCGCCTAACTTGCTTAGGGTGTATTCTACTTTTGGCGGGACTTGGGCGTGCACTTTGCGGGTTATTATGCCAGATTTTTCTAACTCGCGTAAATTTTCAGTTAGCACTTTTTGACTGATTCCGGCTACGCTTTTTCTTAATTCTCCAAAACGTTTTGTGCCGTCAAGCAAATCCCGCAAAAGCAAAAGTTTCCATTTATTTCCTATCAAATGAATTGTCGTTGCTGTCGGGCACGGCGGTAAATCTGTTTTTTTAATCATTTTGTAAGCCTCCAATAGTTACTAAAAGGTTATTATATAATAAAAAGGTGCTTTCTTGACAAAATTACTGTATAGGTTTATTATAGTACACAGGAACGCGAAAAAGCAATAAAGCGTTAACAAGGAGGGATTTATGAAAAAAATAAATTTCAAAGAGTCGGTTTTAAAGAAAGGGGTTATGCAAGTTTATGATTTCGGAAAAGTAAAATTGCACGCTTACAAGACGAACGATCCGCTGGAAGACGAAGTGTTTATTTTGGAAAAAGACAAAAAAGGCGTAATAATTGAAGCTCCGCTTTTTGTTGACAACATTAAAGAACTGGAAGATTATGTTAATTCCTTAAACATCACGGTGGAAGGACTTCTATTATCTTACCATATGGCAAGCTCGGCAACTCTGCTGCCTTATGTAAAAAGATATTCCACACAACAAGGCGATTATTTCGCTCATTACGGACACGGCAAAGAAATAACCGAAAATTTTAAAACGGTTTTTGGAGATAAAGTTGACGCCTCCGTAAACACGGTAACAAATTATATAGATACAAAAAGCACAAGCATTGCCGGAATTAAAATGATAATTAAAGAAACAAACGACGCTTTTGATATTAGAATTCCTGAGATAAATTCAATATATATGCATATGCTCGGGCTTGATTGCCACTCAATAGTTTTCGGGCCGGCAGGAGCCGACGCTCTTATTGCGCAATTAAAAAATTGCTTACGCAAAGGTTATGATTTTATTTTAAGTTCGCACCACACTCCGGAAAATGCACAAGATGCCAATATAAAAATCAATTACCTGCAAGATATTAAAAAGTTTGCCGCAAGAGCTAAATCGGCAGAAAAATTTAAAACAATCGTCAAGCAAAAATATCCGGATTATAAATCTGCAAACTATCTTGATATGACGGCAGATTTCTTCTTTCCAAAATAAACGTTGTAAAAACGCCCCGCGTTTAATTACGCGAGGCGTTTTTAGATATGTAACAGCGAAATTGATATAATGTTTTTATGCCAAAAACAAAATCATCAAAACGCAAAAGAAAACCGCAAACAAATTACACCTATATTTTAAAATGCGCCGACGACACTTTATACACCGGCTGGACAAACAATATTGATAAGCGGCTGCAAGCTCACAACAGCGGCAAAGGCTGTAAATATACGCGCACGCGCTGCCCCGTAGAATTAGCATATTGTGAAATTTTTAAAACAAAGCAAGAAGCGCAAAGCCGCGAGTTTGCAATAAAAAAATTATCGCGAAAAGAAAAACAAACATTGATTAACAACTGTATTTAAACTTAAACGGACAAAAATAAAAACCCCGAAAATTTTACCTTCCGGGGTTTTTATTTACATTATTTTTTATTTCTTCATTTTCTCGCCAGTATTTTTGATTAAATAATCCGATATTGCGGTTGCCGACAAAAAGCGCTTTAACAGTTGTTTATGTTCTTTTTGCTCAGGCGCAAGAATCAGCTCTTTGCGGGCTCCAAGTTTATAATATGTTGCCTTATTTCCTGCTATGTCATATTGAACCGCAAAATTTTTACCGACGATAAAATTTTTATACATCAACGTATTATTTTCGG is a genomic window of Endomicrobium proavitum containing:
- a CDS encoding ABC-F family ATP-binding cassette domain-containing protein, yielding MQKPIFLNNVSLYFSGKICFENFSAQILPNSRIAVMGNNGAGKSSLLKIIKGDISPSEGEIVNNKNIVFGYVAQLVREYESLSGGEKFNKALSAAFAKHPDALLLDEPTNHLDLKNRQSLMKMLNFYKGTLIVVSHDEELLRNSVDTFWHIDNGQINIFNGKYDDYKNTVFQNRANLENQLHSLSKEKKENHKALMKEQQRAAKSKQRGEKFVEQKRWLPAVGDLKASSAQKSSGKNKEAINNKREYLNRQLSSIRIPEIIKPKFSLTAKDMGSKTIISISGAGAGYENKIILHNININVAAGQHLAVTGNNGSGKTTLFKAILNFDEIVKTGTWDAPAADDIGYLDQYYDGLDTEKTVFETIANLSPQKTYVETRDFLNDFLFRKNEEVNKKVDVLSGGEKARLSLAKIAVKTPKLLLIDEITNNIDLETKEHVTEVLKEYPGAMIIISHDTAFLEDIGVDYFYEVK
- a CDS encoding winged helix-turn-helix transcriptional regulator encodes the protein MIKKTDLPPCPTATTIHLIGNKWKLLLLRDLLDGTKRFGELRKSVAGISQKVLTENLRELEKSGIITRKVHAQVPPKVEYTLSKLGATLKPILDLMTAWGMKYKKMMR
- a CDS encoding GIY-YIG nuclease family protein, with the protein product MPKTKSSKRKRKPQTNYTYILKCADDTLYTGWTNNIDKRLQAHNSGKGCKYTRTRCPVELAYCEIFKTKQEAQSREFAIKKLSRKEKQTLINNCI
- a CDS encoding DUF2924 domain-containing protein, which translates into the protein MIKFIEYQLHKASIDILLDYKKALISKIGDKGGIYILYKNSNIYYVGKATRLKQRIKQHFTDKHKNKWNFFSLYVVADNKLIPELERIFISLMKPSGNSLLYQKEIKKFQTELRKEIRTLQDIQLKQLFSNEEIESRSESKTSKKFSKTLTKIYKGKKYIATLQNDGIVIYDKKKYTSLTAAAKKVVGHNRSISGPHFWGLR